In Rhinoraja longicauda isolate Sanriku21f chromosome 13, sRhiLon1.1, whole genome shotgun sequence, one genomic interval encodes:
- the LOC144599354 gene encoding uncharacterized protein LOC144599354, with the protein MAAMERRRERDNLLARELSRGQFGENVQPHEADLQMGQLSTGTCRGLRVPGSPQACGWSSPVDHRQRDRKHHDDIDECGTNTSNCEQVCTNTNGSFVCSCYLGFSTNVTNSSLCDDIDECATSTSNCQQICTNAIGSFICSCVPGFSIDEANPLHCVDIDECATKTSNCQQICTNVIGSFICSCDPGLSIDEANPSFCVASTTFASAAATRSTEQSTTMTPYTTESTSTVPEPSTTATASTEPPPAGVGAATRPKLTCCPCQSGPDQRKIPTEQDLHPQRLLHHPWIGLLTAHRILA; encoded by the exons AGAATTATCTCGTGGGCAGTTTGGCGAAAATGTTCAGCCTCATGAGGCAGACCTACAGATGGGTCAACTGTCAACTGGAACCTGCCGG ggactgcggGTTCCAGGGAGTCCACaggcctgcggttggagctctccagtcGATcaccggcaaagggatcgcaagcaccacgatg ATATCGATGAATGTGGAACCAACACCTCAAACTGTGAACAAGTCTGCACCAACACAAACGGAAGCTTTGTGTGCAGTTGTTACCTAGGTTTCAGCACCAATGTGACCAACTCTTCACTCTGTGATG atatcgatgaatgtgcaaccagcacttcaaactgtcaacaaatctgcaccaacgcAATCGGAAGCTTCATCTGCAGTTGTGTTCCAGGCTTCAGCATTGATGAGGCCAACCCATTGCATTGTGTTG atattgatgaatgtgcaaccaaaacttcaaactgtcaacaaatctgcaccaacgtAATCGGAAGCTTCATctgcagttgtgacccaggcCTCAGCATTGATGAGGCCAACCCATCGTTTTGTGTTG CTTCGACAACTTTTGCAAGCGCAGCAGCGACCAGGTCTACAGAGCAAAGTACAACAATGACACCTTATACAACTGAATCAACATCAACAGTGCCAG aaccaagcacaactgccactgcatcgactgaacctccgcccgctggcgtgggagccgctaccagaccgaagcttacctgctgtccctgccaaagtggccctgatcaacgcaagatccctacagaacaagaccttcatcctcaacgacttcttcatcacccgtggattggacttcttactgctcacagaatcctggcttaa